In a genomic window of Streptococcus mitis NCTC 12261:
- a CDS encoding DEAD/DEAH box helicase codes for MSFTKFQFKKYISEALEELKFTTPTEVQDKLIPIVLTGRDLVGESKTGSGKTHTFLLPIFQQLDEADDSVQAVITAPSRELATQIYQAARQIAAHSDVEVRVVNYVGGTDKARQIDKLASNQPHIVIGTPGRIYDLVKSGDLAIHKAKTFVVDEADMTLDMGFLETVDKIAGSLPKDLQFMVFSATIPQKLQPFLKKYLSNPVMEKIKTKTVISDTIDNWLISTKGRDKNAQIYQLTQLMQPYLAMIFVNTKMRADELHSYLTAQGLKVAKIHGDIAPRERKRIMNQVKNLDFEYIVATDLAARGIDIEGVSHVINDAIPQDLSFFVHRVGRTGRNGLPGTAITLYQPSDDSDIRELEKLGIKFTPKMVKDGEFQDTYDRDRRANREKKQDKLDIEMIGLVKKKKKKVKPGYKKKIQWAVDEKRRKTKRAENRARGRAERKAKRQTF; via the coding sequence ATGTCATTTACGAAATTTCAATTTAAAAAATATATTAGTGAAGCCTTGGAGGAGTTGAAATTTACAACTCCAACAGAGGTGCAAGACAAGTTGATTCCTATTGTTTTGACAGGTCGTGACCTAGTCGGTGAATCAAAAACAGGTTCGGGTAAGACTCACACTTTCCTATTGCCGATTTTCCAGCAATTAGATGAAGCCGACGATAGTGTTCAAGCAGTCATTACTGCACCGAGCCGTGAATTAGCTACTCAAATTTACCAAGCAGCCCGTCAGATTGCAGCCCACTCAGATGTCGAAGTTCGTGTGGTTAATTATGTGGGTGGTACGGATAAGGCTCGCCAGATTGACAAATTGGCAAGTAACCAGCCTCATATTGTTATCGGAACGCCTGGCCGTATTTATGACTTAGTTAAGTCTGGTGACCTAGCTATTCACAAGGCTAAGACCTTTGTGGTCGATGAGGCAGATATGACCTTGGATATGGGATTCTTGGAAACTGTTGATAAGATTGCTGGAAGCCTTCCAAAAGACTTGCAATTCATGGTCTTCTCAGCGACTATCCCACAAAAACTGCAACCATTCTTGAAAAAATACTTGTCAAATCCTGTTATGGAGAAAATCAAGACCAAAACGGTCATTTCTGATACCATTGATAATTGGTTGATTTCTACAAAGGGACGTGACAAGAATGCTCAAATTTACCAGTTAACTCAGTTGATGCAACCGTATTTGGCAATGATTTTTGTTAACACTAAAATGCGTGCTGATGAATTGCATTCATATCTGACTGCTCAAGGCTTGAAGGTAGCGAAGATTCATGGAGATATTGCCCCTCGTGAACGCAAGCGTATCATGAACCAGGTGAAAAATCTGGATTTTGAGTACATTGTCGCAACAGACTTGGCAGCGCGTGGGATTGACATTGAAGGTGTCAGCCATGTCATCAATGATGCCATTCCGCAAGATTTATCTTTCTTTGTTCACCGTGTTGGTCGTACTGGAAGAAATGGCCTACCAGGTACAGCTATTACCCTTTACCAACCCAGTGATGACTCGGATATCCGTGAGTTGGAGAAATTGGGAATCAAGTTTACTCCTAAAATGGTCAAAGACGGGGAATTTCAAGATACTTATGACCGTGATCGTCGTGCCAACCGTGAGAAAAAACAAGATAAACTTGATATCGAAATGATTGGTTTGGTTAAAAAGAAAAAGAAAAAAGTCAAACCAGGTTATAAGAAGAAAATTCAATGGGCGGTTGATGAAAAACGCCGCAAGACCAAGCGCGCTGAAAATCGCGCACGTGGTCGTGCAGAGCGTAAAGCAAAACGCCAAACATTTTAA
- a CDS encoding endonuclease/exonuclease/phosphatase family protein gives MKFLTLNTHSWMEKEAEEKFQLLLEDILDKDYDLICFQEINQEITSLEVEVNDFYQALPAAEPIHQDHYVRLLVEKLSEQGKNYYWTWAYNHIGYDRYHEGVAILSKTPIEAREILVSDVDDPTDYHTRRVALAETVVDGNELAVASVHLSWWDKGFQEEWARIEAVLKELNKPLLLAGDFNNPAGQEGYQAILASPLGLQDAFEVAQEKSGSYTVPPEIDGWKGNTEPLRIDYVFTTKELAVENLHVVFDGNKSPQVSDHYGLNAILNWK, from the coding sequence ATGAAATTTTTAACACTCAATACTCATAGCTGGATGGAAAAAGAAGCTGAGGAAAAATTCCAGCTCTTGCTTGAGGATATTCTTGATAAAGACTATGATTTGATTTGTTTCCAAGAAATCAATCAGGAGATCACTTCGCTAGAGGTGGAGGTGAATGACTTTTATCAAGCTTTGCCAGCAGCAGAGCCTATTCACCAAGATCACTATGTTAGACTTTTGGTTGAAAAGTTGTCAGAGCAAGGAAAAAATTACTATTGGACTTGGGCCTATAACCATATTGGTTATGACCGCTATCATGAAGGTGTGGCTATCTTGTCTAAAACACCTATTGAAGCAAGAGAAATTTTGGTTTCAGATGTGGATGATCCAACAGACTATCATACTCGCCGTGTCGCCCTGGCTGAAACTGTAGTCGATGGTAATGAACTTGCAGTTGCCAGTGTCCACCTTTCTTGGTGGGATAAAGGTTTCCAAGAAGAATGGGCACGAATTGAGGCTGTCTTGAAAGAATTGAACAAGCCGCTTTTGCTAGCTGGAGATTTCAACAACCCAGCTGGTCAGGAAGGTTACCAAGCTATTTTAGCTAGTCCATTAGGCTTACAAGACGCATTTGAAGTTGCTCAAGAGAAAAGTGGTAGCTATACTGTTCCACCAGAAATTGATGGATGGAAGGGGAACACTGAACCCCTTCGAATCGACTATGTTTTTACTACCAAGGAGTTAGCGGTGGAAAATTTACATGTCGTATTTGATGGTAACAAGAGTCCACAAGTGAGTGATCACTATGGCTTGAATGCTATTTTAAACTGGAAATAA
- a CDS encoding PTS transporter subunit IIBC, whose amino-acid sequence MMKDTFKNVLSFEFWQKFGKALMVVIAVMPAAGLMISIGKSIVMINPTFAPLVITGGVLEQIGWGVIVNLHILFALAIGGSWAKERAGGAFAAGLAFILINRITGTIFGVSGDMLKNPDAMVTTLFGGSIKVADYFISVMEAPALNMGVFVGIISGFIGATAYNKYYNFRKLPDALSFFNGKRFVPFVVILRSIIAAIVLAAFWPVVQTGINSFGIWIANSQETAPILAPFLYGTLERLLLPFGLHHMLTIPMNYTALGGTYEVLTGAAKGSQVFGQDPLWLAWVTDLVNLKGTDATQYQHLLDTVHPARFKVGQMIGSFGILMGVVVAIYRNVDADKKHKYKGMMIATALATFLTGVTEPIEYMFMFVATPMYLVYSLVQGAAFAMADVVNLRMHSFGSIEFLTRTPIAISAGIGMDIVNFIWVTVLFAVIMYFIANFMIQKFNYATPGRNGNYETAEGSEEASSEVKVAAGSQAVNIINLLGGRANIVDVDACMTRLRVTVKDADKVGDAEQWKAEGAMGLVMKGQGVQAIYGPKADVLKSDIQDILDSGEIIPETLPSQMTEAQQNTVHFKGLTEEVYSVADGQVVALEQVKDPVFAQKMMGDGFAVEPANGNIVSPVSGTVSSIFPTKHALGLVTEAGLEVLVHIGLDTVSLEGKPFTVHVAEGQKVAAGDLLVTADLDAIRAAGRETSTVVVFTNAEAIKSVKLEQTGSLAAKTAVAKVEL is encoded by the coding sequence ATGATGAAAGATACATTCAAAAATGTCTTGTCTTTCGAGTTTTGGCAAAAATTCGGTAAGGCTTTGATGGTGGTTATCGCGGTTATGCCGGCTGCTGGTTTGATGATTTCAATCGGTAAGTCTATCGTGATGATTAACCCAACCTTTGCACCACTTGTTATTACTGGTGGTGTACTAGAACAAATCGGTTGGGGGGTTATCGTTAACCTTCATATCTTGTTCGCCCTAGCCATTGGAGGTAGCTGGGCTAAAGAACGTGCTGGTGGTGCTTTCGCCGCTGGTCTTGCCTTCATCTTGATTAACCGTATCACTGGTACAATCTTTGGCGTATCAGGCGATATGTTGAAAAATCCAGATGCTATGGTAACAACTCTCTTTGGTGGATCAATCAAAGTTGCTGATTACTTCATTAGTGTTATGGAAGCTCCAGCACTTAACATGGGTGTGTTCGTAGGGATTATTTCTGGTTTTATTGGAGCAACTGCTTACAATAAATACTATAACTTCCGTAAGCTTCCTGATGCACTTTCATTCTTTAACGGAAAACGTTTTGTACCGTTTGTAGTTATTCTTCGTTCAATAATTGCTGCAATTGTACTTGCTGCTTTCTGGCCAGTAGTTCAAACAGGTATCAATAGCTTTGGTATCTGGATTGCTAACTCACAAGAAACTGCTCCAATCCTTGCACCATTCTTGTATGGTACATTGGAACGTTTGCTCTTACCATTTGGTCTTCACCATATGTTGACTATCCCAATGAACTACACAGCTCTTGGTGGTACTTATGAGGTCTTAACTGGTGCAGCAAAAGGTAGCCAAGTATTTGGTCAAGATCCACTTTGGCTTGCATGGGTAACAGACCTTGTAAACCTTAAAGGTACTGATGCTACTCAATACCAACACTTGTTAGATACTGTTCACCCAGCTCGTTTCAAAGTTGGACAAATGATTGGTTCATTCGGTATCTTGATGGGTGTGGTTGTGGCTATCTACCGTAATGTTGATGCAGACAAGAAACACAAATACAAAGGTATGATGATTGCAACAGCTCTTGCAACATTCTTGACAGGGGTTACTGAACCAATCGAATACATGTTCATGTTTGTAGCAACACCTATGTACCTTGTTTACTCACTTGTTCAAGGTGCGGCCTTCGCTATGGCTGACGTAGTAAACCTACGTATGCACTCATTCGGTTCAATCGAGTTCTTGACTCGTACACCTATTGCGATTAGCGCTGGTATCGGTATGGATATTGTTAACTTTATCTGGGTAACTGTTCTCTTTGCCGTAATCATGTACTTTATCGCAAACTTCATGATTCAAAAATTCAACTACGCCACTCCAGGACGTAACGGAAACTACGAAACTGCTGAAGGTTCAGAAGAAGCTAGCAGCGAAGTGAAAGTTGCAGCAGGTTCTCAAGCTGTAAACATTATCAACCTTCTTGGTGGACGTGCAAACATCGTTGATGTTGATGCATGTATGACTCGTCTTCGTGTAACTGTAAAAGATGCTGATAAAGTCGGTGATGCAGAACAATGGAAAGCAGAAGGAGCTATGGGTCTTGTCATGAAAGGACAAGGAGTTCAAGCTATCTACGGTCCAAAAGCAGACGTATTGAAATCTGATATCCAAGATATCCTTGATTCAGGTGAAATCATTCCTGAAACTCTTCCAAGTCAAATGACGGAAGCGCAACAAAACACTGTACACTTCAAAGGTCTTACTGAGGAAGTTTACTCAGTAGCAGATGGTCAAGTTGTTGCTTTGGAACAAGTGAAAGATCCAGTATTTGCTCAAAAAATGATGGGTGATGGATTTGCTGTAGAACCTGCAAATGGAAACATTGTATCTCCAGTTTCAGGTACTGTATCAAGCATCTTCCCTACAAAACATGCTCTTGGTCTTGTGACTGAAGCAGGTCTTGAAGTATTGGTTCACATTGGTTTGGACACAGTAAGTCTTGAAGGTAAACCATTTACAGTTCATGTTGCTGAAGGACAAAAAGTTGCAGCAGGAGATCTCCTTGTCACAGCTGACTTGGATGCTATCCGTGCAGCAGGTCGTGAAACTTCAACAGTGGTTGTCTTCACAAATGCTGAAGCTATTAAATCAGTTAAATTAGAACAAACAGGTTCTCTTGCAGCTAAAACAGCAGTTGCTAAAGTAGAATTGTAA
- the ftsX gene encoding permease-like cell division protein FtsX, with protein sequence MISRFFRHLFESLKSLKRNGWMTVAAVSSVMITLTLVAIFASVIFNTAKLATDIENNVRVMVYIRKDVADNSETIEKEGQTVTNNDYHKVYDALKGMSTVKSVTFSSKEEQYEKLTETMGDNWKIFEGDANPLYDAYIVDTNTPSDVKTVAEEAKKIEGVSEVQDGGANTERLFKLASFIRVWGLVIAGLLIFIAVFLISNTIRITIISRSREIQIMRLVGAKNGYIRGPFLLEGAFIGLLGATLPSVLVFIVYKMVYQSVNKSLVGQNLSMISPEVFSPLMIALLFVIGIFIGSIGSGISMRRFLKI encoded by the coding sequence ATGATTAGTAGATTTTTTCGTCATTTATTTGAATCGTTAAAAAGTTTGAAACGAAATGGCTGGATGACAGTAGCTGCTGTTAGTTCAGTTATGATTACTTTGACCTTGGTTGCAATATTTGCATCTGTTATCTTTAATACGGCTAAACTAGCTACAGATATCGAAAATAATGTCCGAGTAATGGTATACATTCGTAAGGACGTAGCTGATAATAGTGAGACGATTGAAAAAGAAGGTCAAACTGTTACAAATAACGACTACCATAAGGTATATGATGCTTTGAAAGGTATGTCAACCGTTAAAAGTGTTACGTTTTCAAGTAAAGAAGAACAATATGAAAAGTTGACAGAAACAATGGGGGACAACTGGAAAATCTTTGAAGGCGATGCCAATCCTCTTTATGATGCATATATCGTTGATACAAATACACCCAGTGATGTAAAGACAGTAGCAGAAGAAGCTAAAAAAATCGAAGGTGTATCAGAAGTTCAAGATGGTGGTGCTAATACAGAACGCTTGTTTAAGTTAGCCTCATTTATTCGTGTCTGGGGACTAGTTATCGCTGGATTATTGATTTTCATTGCGGTGTTCTTGATTTCTAATACTATACGTATCACCATTATTTCACGAAGCCGTGAAATTCAAATCATGCGTTTAGTAGGTGCTAAGAATGGCTATATCCGCGGACCTTTCTTGCTTGAAGGTGCCTTCATTGGTTTGCTTGGAGCAACACTTCCATCAGTTCTGGTATTTATTGTCTATAAAATGGTTTACCAATCGGTTAATAAGTCATTGGTTGGTCAGAACCTTTCAATGATATCACCAGAAGTATTCAGTCCACTGATGATTGCTCTATTATTTGTGATTGGAATTTTTATCGGTTCAATCGGATCAGGAATTTCAATGCGCCGATTCCTGAAAATCTAA
- the ftsE gene encoding cell division ATP-binding protein FtsE, with product MSIIEMRDVVKKYDNGTTALRGVSVSVQPGEFVYIVGPSGAGKSTFIRSLYREVKIEKGSLSVAGFNLVKIKKKDVPLLRRSVGVVFQDYKLLPKKTVYENIAYAMEVIGESRRNIKKRVMEVLDLVGLKHKVRSFPNELSGGEQQRIAIARAIVNNPKVLIADEPTGNLDPDNSWEIMNLLERINLQGTTVLMATHNSQIVNTLRHRVIAIENGRVVRDEAKGEYGYDD from the coding sequence ATGTCAATTATTGAAATGAGAGATGTCGTCAAAAAATACGACAACGGAACGACTGCCCTACGTGGTGTTTCGGTAAGCGTTCAACCAGGGGAATTTGTTTACATCGTAGGACCTTCAGGAGCTGGGAAATCAACCTTTATTCGTTCTTTGTATCGCGAAGTAAAAATCGAAAAAGGAAGCTTATCTGTTGCTGGTTTTAATCTGGTTAAAATTAAAAAGAAAGATGTTCCTCTCCTACGTCGTAGTGTTGGGGTTGTCTTCCAAGATTATAAACTGTTACCAAAGAAAACCGTTTATGAAAATATTGCTTATGCAATGGAGGTAATTGGAGAAAGTCGCCGTAATATCAAAAAACGTGTTATGGAAGTCTTAGACTTGGTTGGATTGAAGCATAAGGTTCGTTCTTTCCCAAATGAACTTTCAGGGGGAGAACAGCAACGGATTGCAATTGCACGTGCCATTGTAAACAATCCAAAAGTATTGATTGCGGACGAACCAACAGGAAACTTGGACCCAGATAATTCATGGGAAATTATGAACTTGCTGGAACGCATCAATCTCCAAGGTACAACTGTCTTGATGGCTACCCACAACAGTCAGATTGTAAATACCTTGCGCCACCGTGTCATTGCCATTGAAAATGGCCGTGTCGTTCGTGACGAAGCTAAAGGAGAATATGGATACGATGATTAG
- the prfB gene encoding peptide chain release factor 2 (programmed frameshift) — translation MDISEIRQKIDANREKLASFRGSLDLEGLEEEIAILENKMTEPDFWNDNIAAQKTSQELNELKNTYNTFHKMEELQDEVEILLDFLAEDESVHEELVEQLSELDKMMTSYEMTLLLSEPYDHNNAILEIHPGSGGTEAQDWGDMLLRMYTRYGNAKGFKVEVLDYQAGDEAGIKSVTLSFEGPNAYGLLKSEMGVHRLVRISPFDSAKRRHTSFTSVEVMPELDDTIEVEIREDDIKMDTFRSGGAGGQNVNKVSTGVRLTHIPTGTVVQSTVDRTQYGNRDRAMKMLQAKLYQMEQEKKAAEVDSLKGEKKEITWGSQIRSYVFTPYTMVKDHRTNFEVAQVDKVMDGDLDGFIDAYLKWRIS, via the exons ATGGACATTTCAGAAATTCGTCAGAAAATTGACGCAAATCGTGAAAAATTAGCTTCTTTCAGGGGGTCTCTT GACCTCGAAGGTTTAGAGGAAGAGATTGCCATCTTGGAAAACAAGATGACAGAACCTGATTTTTGGAACGATAATATCGCGGCCCAAAAAACGTCGCAAGAATTAAATGAATTAAAAAACACCTATAACACCTTTCACAAAATGGAAGAGTTGCAGGATGAAGTTGAAATTTTATTAGACTTTTTAGCTGAAGATGAGTCGGTACATGAAGAATTGGTTGAACAGTTGTCAGAACTTGATAAGATGATGACCAGTTACGAGATGACCTTGCTCTTGTCAGAACCTTATGACCATAATAATGCCATCTTGGAAATCCATCCAGGATCCGGTGGTACTGAGGCTCAGGACTGGGGTGATATGTTGCTTCGTATGTACACTCGCTATGGAAATGCTAAAGGCTTTAAAGTGGAAGTATTGGATTACCAAGCAGGAGATGAAGCTGGTATCAAGTCAGTAACCTTATCTTTTGAAGGACCTAATGCCTATGGTCTTCTCAAGTCAGAAATGGGTGTACACCGTTTGGTACGAATTTCACCATTTGACTCTGCTAAACGTCGCCACACCTCTTTCACATCTGTAGAAGTGATGCCAGAATTGGATGATACTATTGAAGTAGAAATCCGTGAAGATGATATCAAGATGGATACTTTCCGTTCAGGTGGTGCTGGTGGACAAAACGTCAACAAGGTTTCCACAGGTGTGCGTTTGACACACATTCCTACGGGAACTGTCGTTCAGTCAACAGTCGATCGTACCCAGTATGGAAATAGAGATCGTGCCATGAAGATGTTGCAGGCTAAGCTCTATCAAATGGAGCAGGAGAAGAAAGCTGCGGAAGTCGATTCCCTCAAGGGTGAGAAAAAGGAAATCACATGGGGAAGTCAAATTCGTTCTTATGTTTTCACGCCATATACTATGGTAAAAGACCATCGAACTAACTTTGAAGTTGCACAAGTAGATAAGGTTATGGATGGAGACCTAGATGGTTTTATTGATGCCTATCTCAAGTGGAGAATCAGCTAA
- a CDS encoding CBS domain-containing protein gives MAVKDFMTRKVVYISPDTTVSHAADLMREQGLHRLPVIENDQLVGLVTEGTIAQASPSKATSLSIYEMNYLLNKTKVKDVMIRDVVTVSGYASLEDATYLMLKNKIGILPVVDNHQVYGVITDRDVFQAFLEIAGYGEEGIRVRFVTENEVGVLGKIISLIVEENLNISHTVNIPRKDGKVIIEVQIDGSIDLPALKEKFESENIQVEEITRTSAKVL, from the coding sequence ATGGCAGTTAAAGATTTTATGACCCGCAAGGTAGTTTATATTAGTCCGGATACAACAGTATCTCATGCAGCAGATTTGATGAGAGAGCAAGGGTTGCACCGCTTGCCTGTTATCGAAAATGATCAATTGGTTGGTTTGGTAACTGAGGGAACCATTGCCCAAGCTAGTCCATCCAAAGCAACAAGTCTTTCTATCTATGAGATGAATTATCTTCTAAATAAGACAAAAGTAAAAGATGTGATGATTCGCGATGTTGTCACTGTTTCAGGCTATGCGAGTCTAGAGGATGCAACTTATCTGATGTTGAAAAATAAGATTGGTATTCTTCCTGTCGTAGATAATCATCAAGTATACGGAGTTATTACGGATCGTGACGTTTTCCAAGCCTTTCTTGAAATTGCAGGTTATGGTGAAGAAGGGATTCGTGTGCGCTTTGTTACGGAAAACGAAGTTGGCGTTCTTGGAAAAATTATTTCTTTGATTGTAGAAGAAAATTTGAATATCTCGCATACAGTCAATATTCCGCGTAAGGATGGTAAGGTCATTATCGAAGTTCAAATCGATGGATCAATTGATTTACCAGCCTTGAAAGAAAAATTTGAATCAGAGAATATTCAAGTAGAAGAGATTACTCGTACTTCAGCAAAAGTCTTGTAA
- a CDS encoding ABC transporter ATP-binding protein, producing the protein MSMLKVDNLSVHYGMIQAVRDVSFEVNEGEVVSLIGANGAGKTTILRTLSGLVRPSSGKIEFLGQEIQKMPAQKIVAGGLSQVPEGRHVFPGLTVMENLEMGAFLKKNREENQANLKKVFSRFPRLEERKNQDAATLSGGEQQMLAMGRALMSTPKLLLLDEPSMGLAPIFIQEIFDIIQDIQKQGTTVLLIEQNANKALAISDRGYVLETGKIVLSGTGKELASSEEVRKAYLGG; encoded by the coding sequence ATGTCTATGTTAAAAGTTGATAATCTTTCTGTGCATTACGGTATGATCCAAGCAGTCCGTGATGTAAGCTTTGAAGTAAATGAAGGAGAGGTTGTTTCCCTTATCGGTGCCAATGGTGCAGGTAAGACAACCATTCTCCGTACCTTGTCTGGTTTGGTTAGACCGAGTTCAGGAAAGATTGAATTTTTAGGTCAAGAAATCCAAAAAATGCCAGCTCAAAAAATCGTGGCAGGTGGTCTTTCACAAGTTCCAGAAGGACGCCACGTCTTTCCTGGCTTGACTGTTATGGAAAATCTTGAAATGGGAGCTTTCTTAAAGAAAAACCGTGAAGAAAATCAAGCCAACTTGAAGAAAGTTTTCTCACGCTTTCCTCGTCTTGAAGAACGGAAGAACCAAGATGCAGCTACTCTTTCAGGGGGAGAACAGCAAATGCTTGCCATGGGACGCGCCCTCATGTCAACACCAAAACTTCTTCTTTTAGATGAACCATCAATGGGACTTGCCCCAATCTTTATCCAAGAGATTTTTGATATCATTCAAGACATCCAGAAACAAGGAACAACCGTCCTCTTGATTGAACAAAATGCCAATAAAGCACTCGCAATCTCTGACCGAGGCTATGTATTGGAAACAGGGAAAATCGTTCTATCAGGAACAGGAAAAGAACTCGCTTCATCAGAAGAAGTCAGAAAAGCATACCTAGGTGGCTAA
- a CDS encoding ABC transporter ATP-binding protein, translating to MALLEVKQLTKHFGGLTAVGDVTLELNEGELVGLIGPNGAGKTTLFNLLTGVYEPSEGTVTLDGHLLNGKSPYKIASLGLGRTFQNIRLFKDLTVLDNVLIAFGNHHKQHVFASFLRLPAFYKSEKELKAKALELLKIFDLDGDAETLAKNLAYGQQRRLEIVRALATEPKILFLDEPAAGMNPQETAELTELIRRIKDEFKITIMLIEHDMNLVMEVTERIYVLEYGRLIAQGTPDEIKTNKRVIEAYLGGEA from the coding sequence ATGGCATTACTTGAAGTAAAACAGTTAACCAAACATTTTGGCGGTCTAACAGCTGTTGGAGATGTGACTCTTGAATTGAACGAAGGGGAATTGGTTGGACTAATCGGTCCAAACGGAGCTGGGAAAACCACCCTTTTCAACCTCTTGACGGGTGTTTATGAACCAAGTGAGGGAACAGTAACCCTAGATGGTCACCTTTTGAATGGAAAGTCACCTTATAAGATTGCTTCTTTGGGACTTGGACGTACATTCCAAAATATCCGTCTCTTTAAAGATTTAACAGTTTTGGATAATGTTTTGATTGCTTTTGGCAACCATCACAAACAACATGTTTTTGCTAGTTTCTTACGCTTACCAGCTTTTTATAAGAGTGAAAAAGAATTAAAGGCTAAGGCTTTGGAATTGTTGAAAATCTTTGATTTAGATGGTGATGCAGAAACTCTTGCTAAAAATCTTGCCTACGGACAACAACGTCGTTTGGAAATTGTTCGTGCTCTCGCTACGGAACCTAAAATTCTCTTTTTAGATGAACCAGCAGCAGGTATGAACCCACAGGAAACAGCCGAATTGACTGAGTTAATTCGTCGTATCAAAGATGAATTTAAGATTACGATCATGCTGATTGAACACGATATGAATCTGGTCATGGAAGTGACAGAACGTATCTACGTACTTGAATATGGTCGTTTGATTGCTCAGGGAACTCCAGACGAAATTAAGACCAATAAACGCGTTATCGAAGCTTATCTAGGAGGTGAAGCCTAA
- a CDS encoding branched-chain amino acid ABC transporter permease — protein MKENLKVNILWLLLLLAGYGLISVLVSVGVLNLFYVQILQQIGINIILAVGLNLIVGFSGQFSLGHAGFMAIGAYAAAIIGSKSPTYGAFFGAMLVGALLSGAVALLVGIPTLRLKGDYLAVATLGVSEIIRIFIINGGSLTNGAAGILGIPNFTTWQMVYFFVVITTIATLNFLRSPIGRSTLSVREDEIAAESVGVNTTKIKIIAFVFGAITASIAGSLQAGFIGSVVPKDYTFINSINVLIIVVFGGLGSITGAIVSAIVLGILNMLLQDVASVRMIIYALALVLVMIFRPGGLLGTWELSLSRFFKKSKKEEQN, from the coding sequence ATGAAAGAAAATTTAAAAGTTAATATTCTATGGTTACTCCTTTTGTTAGCTGGCTATGGCTTGATTAGTGTATTGGTTTCAGTTGGAGTACTAAACCTATTCTATGTACAGATTTTACAACAAATTGGAATTAATATTATTCTGGCTGTTGGTCTCAACTTAATCGTTGGTTTTTCAGGCCAATTTTCACTTGGTCATGCTGGTTTCATGGCGATTGGTGCCTATGCAGCAGCTATTATTGGTTCTAAATCACCAACCTACGGTGCCTTCTTTGGAGCTATGCTTGTAGGGGCTTTGCTTTCAGGAGCAGTTGCCTTGCTTGTCGGAATTCCAACCTTGCGCTTGAAGGGGGACTATCTTGCGGTAGCGACTCTAGGTGTTTCTGAAATTATCCGTATCTTTATCATCAATGGCGGAAGCCTTACAAATGGTGCGGCAGGTATCTTGGGAATTCCTAACTTTACAACTTGGCAAATGGTTTACTTCTTTGTCGTGATTACAACTATTGCAACCTTGAACTTCTTGCGTAGTCCAATTGGTCGTTCAACCCTTTCTGTTCGTGAGGATGAAATCGCTGCTGAGTCAGTTGGGGTTAATACGACTAAAATTAAAATCATCGCCTTTGTCTTTGGTGCCATTACTGCAAGTATTGCAGGGTCACTTCAGGCAGGATTTATCGGTTCAGTTGTACCGAAAGATTACACTTTCATCAACTCAATCAATGTTTTGATTATTGTTGTATTTGGTGGACTTGGTTCCATTACAGGTGCAATCGTTTCAGCTATTGTTCTGGGAATTTTGAATATGCTTCTCCAAGATGTTGCTAGCGTGCGTATGATTATCTACGCTTTGGCTTTGGTATTGGTAATGATTTTCAGACCAGGCGGACTTCTTGGAACATGGGAATTGAGCCTATCACGTTTCTTTAAAAAATCTAAGAAGGAGGAACAAAACTAA